A stretch of Apostichopus japonicus isolate 1M-3 chromosome 9, ASM3797524v1, whole genome shotgun sequence DNA encodes these proteins:
- the LOC139973661 gene encoding uncharacterized protein, which yields MEPSVAVRAIFAFLCTITIAFTSSEETSIHRRSLPSTTDGTQMAHYFFYQRSEYPKDCQDVQSQCSTSNSSGVYIIKPDGFEEPFEVFCNNDVGGGGWTVIQRRDSGAVNFDRSWSQYKDGFGFLSTEFWLGNEKLSYLTNQAHYELRVDIKLSNGASFYTTYRGFRITDEWGQYQVTHIGEFECNATGTPFTQCPTNMIYGTCSCKATCEDPNGQSGCNRDCLGTEGCTCPAGFLMQGSDCIRSSGCGCFVAEANLVIPDGETYVNDDCTRKCSCNNNGLICEDYRCSTNAVCDVRNEIRQCYCNEGYAGDGEDCRSLSPRDCQDVYDAGNTQDGVYSIMPTGWPGSPFNVHCRMHGDEGWTVFQRRTDDGISFYQNWDAYRDGFGNNINFWLGNEKLYYLTNQDDYKLRLDITTSDGTSLYSEFTEFQIESEDTNYKMNKLGSRTSPSGYAGYYLYYNKGKQFSTYDRDNDACDTFNCAEKHRSGWWHSSSWCSTCYSYSYCYYFQYSSSCKSYCTYENLNGVYNGGNAEMIYSNYYYYYYYCNAQYVEMKIRPTS from the exons ATGGAGCCTTCCGTGGCTGTTCGAGCAATATTTGCATTCTTGTGCACAATAACTATCGCCTTTACGTCCTCGGAAGAAACG AGTATTCATCGGAGAAGTTTACCTTCAACTACAGATGGCACTCAAA TGGCTCATTACTTCTTTTATCAACGATCTGAATATCCAAAGGACTGCCAAGACGTTCAAAGTCAGTGTTCTACGTCCAACTCTAGCGGAGTATACATTATCAAGCCAGATGGATTTGAAGAACCATTTGAAGTGTTCTGCAACAACGACGTTGGTGGAGGAGGCTGGACG GTCATACAACGCCGAGATAGCGGTGCAGTGAATTTCGATAGGAGTTGGTCACAGTATAAAGATGGATTTGGTTTTCTCTCAACTGAGTTTTGGCTCGGCAATGAAAAGTTATCATATTTGACGAATCAAGCACATTACGAACTACGTGTGGATATAAAGTTATCTAATGGGGCATCTTTTTATACAACATACAGAGGTTTTCGTATCACTGATGAATGGGGGCAATATCAGGTTACACATATTGGCGAGTTCGAGTGTAATGCAA CGGGTACACCGTTTACTCAATGTCCTACGAACATGATCTACGGAACCTGCAGTTGCAAAGCAACATGTGAAGATCCCAACGGACAATCTGGTTGTAACAGAGACTGTTTGGGTACTGAGGGTTGCACCTGTCCAGCTGGTTTCTTAATGCAAGGGAGCGACTGTATCCGTTCGAGTGGATGCGGGTGTTTCGTGGCAGAGGCCAACTTGGTTATACCA GATGGAGAAACATACGTTAACGATGACTGCACACGAAAGTGTTCTTGTAACAATAACGGATTGATCTGTGAAGACTACAGATGTAGTACAAATGCTGTGTGTGATGTCAGGAATGAAATACGACAGTGTTATTGCAATGAGGGATATGCAGGTGACGGTGAAGATTGTCGATCCTTGTCCCCTAGAGACTGCCAGGATGTTTATGACGCTGGGAATACACAAGATGGCGTTTATTCAATCATGCCAACTGGATGGCCAGGGTCTCCATTCAATGTTCACTGCAGAATGCACGGCGACGAAGGATGGACC GTTTTTCAACGTCGCACTGATGACGGTATtagtttttatcaaaactggGATGCATACAGAGACGGCTTCGGTAACAACATAAACTTCTGGCTTGGGAATGAGAAACTATATTACCTGACCAATCAGGACGATTACAAACTACGACTTGATATTACTACTTCAGATGGGACGAGTTTATATTCTGAGTTTACAGAGTTTCAAATAGAGTCCGAGGACACCAACTACAAAATGAATAAACTGGGAAGCAGGACCAGTCCCAGTGGATATGCAG GTTATTATCTCTATTATAACAAAGGAAAGCAGTTCAGCACATACGACCGAGACAACGACGCATGCGATACCTTCAACTGCGCAGAGAAGCACAGAAGCGGCTGGTGGCACTCGAGTAGTTGGTGCTCTACTTGTTATAGTTATAGCTATTGCTATTATTTCCAATACAGCAGCAGCTGCAAGTCATATTGTACTTATGAGAACCTCAACGGCGTCTACAATGGAGGCAACGCGGAAATGATCTactctaattattattattattattattactgcaACGCCCAATATGTTGAGATGAAAATTAGACCAACCTCTTGA